From a single Lolium rigidum isolate FL_2022 chromosome 7, APGP_CSIRO_Lrig_0.1, whole genome shotgun sequence genomic region:
- the LOC124677744 gene encoding protein THYLAKOID FORMATION1, chloroplastic-like: MAAISSLPFAALRRAADWRPSTATSAVGISGGVVLNARSRRGSRSVVRCVATSDIPPTVADTKLNFLKSYKRPIPSIYSTVLQELLVQQHLMRYKSTYQYDPVFALGFVTVYDQLMEGYPSNEDRDAIFKSYVTALNEDPEQYRADAQKLEEWARSQNGNLLVEFSSRDGEIESILKDISERAQGKGNFSYSRFFAVGLFRLLELSNATEPTVLDKLCAALNINKKSVDRDLDVYRNLLSKLVQAKELLKEYVEREKKKRQERLDTPKPNEAVAKFDGNAVA, encoded by the exons ATGGCGGCCATATCGTCGCTCCCCTTCGCTGCACTGCGCCGAGCCGCCGACTGGAGGCCGTCGACGGCCACTTCCGCGGTGGGCATCTCCGGCGGCGTCGTGCTCAACGCGAGGTCTCGGCGGGGCTCACGCTCGGTGGTGCGCTGCGTCGCCACAAGTG ATATTCCACCTACTGTGGCGGATACAAAGTTGAACTTCCTGAAGTCATACAAGCGTCCTATCCCAAGCATTTACAGTACAGTCCTACAAGAACTTTTGGTGCAGCAACATCTGATGAGATACAAAAGTACCTATCAGTATGATCCTGTGTTTGCTCTTGGCTTTGTCACCGTCTATGATCAGCTTATGGAAGGGTACCCTAGCAACGAGGATAGGGATGCCATCTTCAAGTCATATGTAACAGCATTGAATGAAGACCCTGAGCAATACAG AGCTGATGCACAAAAGCTGGAAGAGTGGGCACGCTCCCAGAATGGTAACTTGTTAGTTGAATTTTCGTCCAGAGATGGGGAAATAGAGTCCATTCTGAAAGATATATCAGAAAGGGCCCAGGGTAAGGGAAACTTCAGCTACAGCCGGTTCTTTGCAGTTGGCTTGTTCCGTTTGCTTGAGCTCTCAAATGCAACAGAGCCAACAGTACTAGACAAG CTTTGTGCTGCTCTAAACATCAACAAAAAAAGCGTGGATAGAGACCTCGACGTTTACCGCAACTTGCTATCGAAGCTTGTTCAAGCCAAGGAACTTCTCAAGGAATATGTCGAGAG GGAAAAGAAGAAGAGACAAGAGAGACTGGATACACCGAAACCGAATGAAGCTGTTGCGAAATTCGATGGAAACGCTGTGGCGTGA
- the LOC124678144 gene encoding chlorophyll a-b binding protein CP29.2, chloroplastic-like, with the protein MASSVAAAASTFLGTRLADPAPQNGRIVARFGFGKKKAPPKKSKAPPTTDRPLWFPGAQAPEYLDGTLIGDYGFDPFGLGKPAEYLQYDPDSLDQNLAQNLAGEVIGTRFEDADVKATPFQPYAEVFGLQRFRECELIHGRWAMLATLGALTVEWLTGVTWQDAGKVELIDGSSYLGQPLPFTITTLIWIEVLVIGYIEFQRNAELDPERRLYPGGSYFDPLGLAADPEKKETLQLAEIKHARLAMVGFLGFAVQAAATGKGPLNNWATHLSDPLHTTIFDTLGSS; encoded by the exons ATGGCTTCgtcggtggctgcggcggcgagcaCCTTCCTCGGGACCCGCCTCGCGGACCCGGCGCCGCAGAACGGGCGCATCGTGGCGCGGTTCGGCTTCGGCAAGAAGAAGGCGCCGCCGAAGAAGTCCAAGGCACCACCGACCACCGACCGGCCGCTGTGGTTCCCCGGCGCGCAGGCGCCCGAGTACCTCGACGGCACGCTCATCGGCGACTACGGGTTCGACCCCTTCGGCCTCGGGAAGCCGGCCGAGTACCTGCAGTACGACCCGGACTCCCTGGACCAGAACCTGGCCCAGAACCTGGCCGGGGAGGTCATCGGCACCCGGTTCGAGGACGCCGACGTCAAGGCCACCCCTTTCCAGCCCTACGCCGAGGTGTTCGGCCTCCAGAGGTTCCGCGAGTGCGAGCTCATCCACGGCCGCTGGGCCATGCTCGCCACCCTCGGCGCCCTCACCGTCGAGTGGCTCACCGGTGTCACCTGGCAGGACGCCGGCAAG GTGGAGCTGATTGACGGGTCATCGTACCTGGGCCAGCCGCTGCCATTCACGATCACGACCCTCATCTGGATCGAGGTGCTGGTGATCGGCTACATCGAGTTCCAGCGCAACGCGGAGCTGGACCCGGAGAGGCGGCTGTACCCCGGCGGCTCATACTTCGACCCGCTGGGCCTCGCCGCGGACCCGGAGAAGAAGGAGACCCTGCAGCTGGCGGAGATCAAGCACGCCCGCCTCGCCATGGTCGGCTTCCTCGGCTTCGCCGTGCAGGCCGCCGCCACCGGCAAGGGCCCCCTCAACAACTGGGCCACCCACCTCAGCGACCCGCTGCACACCACCATCTTCGACACCCTCGGCTCCTCTTAA